AACGAGCTTCGCGCCGCAAACGGGACAGCGATCGCCGTCTTGAACCGCTATCAGATCGGCGAAAACGCGGTTTGCGCCGACGATCGCGCCCGCGAGGTGTTTATCCTTTTTGTTCGCTCCGCAGAACATATCGGTTTCGTTCTCCAGTTCGCGATCGACTACCGCTAAAACCCCTTCGCTTTCGCAGTCTAAGCCGATAAATCCGGCTACGATCCCGTATTTGCCCAGCACGGCGGCGTCCGCGTCGGTTAGCTCGTTAGCGCCGATCGCGTTTAACGCTTTAGTCTCCTCTAACTCGTCCGATCCGCGAATAAAAAAGATCGCGATCTTCTCGCCGTCGTCAAATAGCGCTTTTTTGGCGATCGCTTTGATCGTTTTATACGCGGGAATCTTCAAAAACGCCGTAAGCTCGGCGATCGAGGCGATATTTGGCGTGTCGATTTCTCCCGCACGATCGCTTGTGAAAGACGGGTAGGTTGGTTTAACGCGTTTAGCCGCCTCTACGTTAGCGCCGTATTCGCATTTTTCGCAGCATAAGATCGTGTCCTCGCCCGCGTCGGCGAGCGCCATAAACTCCTTGCTGCCGCTGCCGCCAATCGCGCCGCTATCGGCTTCGACTACGCGAAAATCAAGTCCGATTCGACGAAAAACGCGCTTATAGGTCTCCTCCATTAGGCGAAACTCGCGCAACATATCCTCGCGATCGGCGTGAAAACTATAGCCGTCTTTCATCAAAAATTCGCGCCCGCGCATCAAGCCAAAGCGCGGGCGCGCCTCGTCGCGGAATTTTAGGTTAATCTGATAAAGGTTAAGAGGCAACTGCTTATAGCTCGCAACGCGTCCGCGAACAAGATTGACCATAGCCTCCTCGTGCGTGGGACCTAGCACAAACTCGCCGCCTTTGCGATCTTTGAAGCGCAACAACTCCTTGCCGTATTTGGAAAACCGCCCCGATTCGCGCCAAAGATCGGCGGGCGTTACGAAGCCCAAGCCGACCTCTTCGCAACCCGCTTTATCCAACTCCTCTTTGACGATCGCGCGAATCTTGTCTAAAACTCGCTTGCCAAGCGGCATATAGTCGTAAACGCCCGCCGCTTGAGCGGATATAAAACCGCCGCGTAGCAGATATTTGTGACTCGTCAATACGGCGTCTTTGGGCGTTTCTTTTACCGTGCGGATAAAGGCTCGTGAAAAACGCAAGATTATTTTCCTTCTAAATCGAATATATCTTTGATAACGTCCGCCACCGTTTCGCTGTTTTGTTTGTCCATCGCTAAACGAAGCGCCACCGTCGGCGCGTGCAAAAATCGTTTGAAGGCGCCGTGTAGAATAAGTTCGACGCTTTGAACGCGTTCTTTTGGAACAAAGCCTTTTTTAGCGGCGCGTTCAAGCTCGATTCTACAGGCGTCTTGCGCTTTGTCGCGCAGAGCTTTTATCAGCGGATCGGCGCCTAACGA
The Helicobacteraceae bacterium genome window above contains:
- a CDS encoding proline--tRNA ligase, coding for MRFSRAFIRTVKETPKDAVLTSHKYLLRGGFISAQAAGVYDYMPLGKRVLDKIRAIVKEELDKAGCEEVGLGFVTPADLWRESGRFSKYGKELLRFKDRKGGEFVLGPTHEEAMVNLVRGRVASYKQLPLNLYQINLKFRDEARPRFGLMRGREFLMKDGYSFHADREDMLREFRLMEETYKRVFRRIGLDFRVVEADSGAIGGSGSKEFMALADAGEDTILCCEKCEYGANVEAAKRVKPTYPSFTSDRAGEIDTPNIASIAELTAFLKIPAYKTIKAIAKKALFDDGEKIAIFFIRGSDELEETKALNAIGANELTDADAAVLGKYGIVAGFIGLDCESEGVLAVVDRELENETDMFCGANKKDKHLAGAIVGANRVFADLIAVQDGDRCPVCGAKLVSRSGIEIGHIFQLGDRYSKPLNATFLDENGKAKPFVMGTYGIGVSRLIAAAIEANGDEKGCVWNEAIAPYAVDLIVGAAKDETQTRLAEELYSRLTHEGVDTILDERAVGFGVKMNDFELIGFPYAVIVGKFAADKKVEIVVRKSGERVVVEADRVVDWIKEQR